The Solanum lycopersicum chromosome 6, SLM_r2.1 genome has a window encoding:
- the LOC101260235 gene encoding uncharacterized protein: MEATRSCSQAHLPLQSISFPPQFYKKFQFTKSKPSNSHPRLVIAKALGTGDNGDFEHFTATPNKIFMEEAIGAEYGEGFETFRPNGLLKVDVDFLNDRLQEGFLRRIRYAMKPDEAYGLIFSWDNVVADSRALMLDAWNQLASEEGLELPEDDSVQRLLLYATADHILHKALAGEKNEADQDRLKTRLSHLYQDKLLKISEPIEGLKEWLDAVSTARIPCAVVSSFDRRNMVEALERMGLMKYFQAIVTEEDGMESIAHRFLSAAVKLDRKPSKCVVFEDDPRGITAAHNCTMMAVALIGAHPAYDLGQADLAVGSFSELSVINLRRLYAHKGSNFMDLEKQIAEKAPRRRKLTIDTIF, from the exons atggaGGCCACTCGCAGTTGCTCTCAGGCTCACCTCCCTTTACAATCCATCTCTTTCCCTCCTCAATTCTACAAAAAGTTCCAATTCACG AAATCGAAGCCTTCCAACTCTCATCCACGCTTGGTGATTGCAAAGGCCTTGGGGACCGGCGATAATGGTGACTTTGAACATTTTACAGCTACACCTAACAAGATTTTTATGGAAGAG GCAATTGGTGCTGAATACGGAGAAGGTTTCGAGACATTTAGACCCAATGGACTGCTCAAAGTTGATGTG gaTTTTTTAAATGATAGACTGCAAGAGGGTTTCCTGCGAAGAATCCGTTATGCGATGAAGCCTGATGAAGCTTATGGCCTGATTTTCTCTTGGGATAATGTGGTG GCAGATTCTCGAGCTCTGATGTTGGATGCCTGGAATCAACTTGCCTCTGAAGAAG GATTAGAGCTTCCTGAAGATGATAGTGTGCAGCGGCTGTTACTTTATGCAACTGCTGACCATATTCTGCATAAG GCGCTGGCAGGGGAGAAGAATGAAGCTGATCAAGATAGATTGAAGACGAGACTTTCCCATCTCTATCAGGACAAGCTTCTCAAA ATTTCAGAGCCAATTGAAGGGTTAAAAGAATGGCTGGATGCTGTATCAACTGCTCGTATCCCTTGCGCTGTTGTGTCAAGTTTTGATCGCAGAAATATGGTTGAAGCCTTAGAGCGCATGGGACTCATGAAGTACTTCCAG GCAATTGTGACGGAGGAGGACGGAATGGAGTCTATAGCACATAGATTTCTTTCTGCAGCTGTGAAG CTGGACAGGAAGCCATCAAAGTGTGTGGTATTTGAAGACGATCCTAGGGGCATAACTGCTGCTCACAACTGTACAATGATGGCTGTGGCACTTATTGGTGCTCACCCAGC GTACGATTTAGGGCAAGCTGACCTAGCTGTAGGTAGCTTCAGTGAGCTTTCTGTGATAAATCTCAGGAGATTATATGCACATAAAGGCTCCAACTTTATGGACCTAGAGAAGCAAATAGCGGAAAAAGCACCGCGCAGAAGGAAGCTCACAATTGACACCATTTTCTGA
- the LOC101260539 gene encoding high mobility group B protein 7 isoform X3, with amino-acid sequence MMYQARTRKRVFGIQIHRGPDGSAFQKCETCGVSVAIALADMHECEPRKNVKKLKCQPRSRTIVKGKRLIHQPRSAFRIFMEDFVKKNIDGNEFEVDNRGFETWKNMTRKEKILYFMKAEIINLAHVKLLHKEENDMLWRVDDEADSADVGKYDENYENYDHYDSESSWDLIDFGLK; translated from the exons ATGATGTACCAAGCTAGAACAAGGAAAAGGGTTTTTGGTATCCAAATACATCGTGGTCCTGATGGCAGTGCTTTTCAAAAATG TGAAACATGTGGAGTCTCAGTGGCTATTGCGTTGGCTGACATGCATGAATGTGAACCCAGAAAAAATGTAAAGAAATTGAAATGCCAACCCAGGAGCAGAACCATTGTTAAGGGGAAGAGGCTTATTCACCAACCCAGATCGGCTTTTCGAATTTTCAT GGAGGATTTTGTGAAGAAAAACATTGACGGAAATGAGTTTGAAGTTGATAACAGAGGTTTCGAGACGTGGAAAAACATGACACGTAAG GAGAAGATTTTGTACTTCATGAAAGCCGAGATAATTAATCTTGCACATGTGAAACTTTTGCACAAAGAggagaatgatatgctatggaGG GTGGATGACGAGGCAGATTCAGCTGATGTTGGCAAGTATGATGAG AACTATGAAAACTATGATCATTATGATTCTGAATCTTCTTGGGATTTGATTGATTTTGGCCTGAAGTAG